One region of Thunnus albacares chromosome 8, fThuAlb1.1, whole genome shotgun sequence genomic DNA includes:
- the LOC122987819 gene encoding G-protein-signaling modulator 2 — translation MDSTEIKVEMAEGGLLEPLVITEEGDVAEAVVVQSLSRESALRDKEEHCGEDKNEKDTAGKMCSEEQQTNTAEEQTGDVFVDVKGKPEETENVKDGQNKDGSGSEGQTHKVTKIHETPEKSSDTEDKKVTQNDPKVDIETLKLPEQQAEGTQSQKEDAKKAHRLTPDFPDALYELLCTLQEGRRLNDQRCSFRLEGGMRRRRCHSEPNTTKPVNRVIFSSMTSLQKEEFFEFVATAQARRLDDQRAQLETSSPPKPKARSFRGSIKQLSFVKKPEKPEKPAPVPAPAPKEDLYNMILTTQAQGRLEDQRSRAPGPMDDEDFFSLLLKVQGGRMDEQRTELPCLLQT, via the exons ATGGACAGCACAGAGATCAAAGTTGAAATGGCTGAAGGAGGGCTGCTGGAACCTCTCGTCATCACTGAAGAAGGGGACGTTGCTGAGGCTGTCGTCGTTCAGAGCTTGAGCAGAGAGTCAGCTCTCAGAGACAAAGAGGAGCACTGTGGAGAGGACAAGAATGAAAAAGATACGGCGGGTAAAATGTGTTCAGAAGAGCAACAGACCAACACAGCAGAAGAGCAGACAGGAGATGTTTTTGTGGATGTAAAAGGCAAACCTGAAGAAACTGAGAATGTGAAAGATGGACAGAACAAAGATGGGAGCGGGAGTGAAGGGCAGACGCACAAGGTGACGAAGATTCATGAAACACCTGAGAAATCCAGTGACACAGAGGATAAAAAGGTCACACAAAATGACCCTAAAGTGGACATAGAGACGTTAAAGCTCCCTGAGCAACAAGCCGAAGGTACACAGAGCCAAAAAGAGGATGCAAAAAAG GCTCACCGATTAACCCCCGACTTCCCGGACGCGCTGTACGAGCTGCTCTGCACCCTTCAGGAGGGTAGACGGCTCAATGACCAGCGCTGCTCCTTCAGGCTGGAGGGTGggatgagaagaagaaggtgCCACTCTGAGCCCAACACCACCAAGCCAGTCAACAGAG TCATCTTTTCCTCCATGACTTCACTGCAGAAAGAGGAGTTTTTTGAATTTGTGGCCACTGCTCAAGCCCGCCGGCTGGATGACCAGAGGGCGCAGCTCGAAACATCTTCACCACCAAAACCAAAAGCCAGAAGTTTCAGAGGCAGCATAAAGCAACTCTCTTTTGTGAAAAAGCCCGAAAAGCCTGAAAAGCCTGCGCCAGTTCCCGCACCAGCACCCAAAGAAGATCTTTACAATATGATTCTCACGACACAA GCCCAGGGCAGGCTGGAGGACCAGCGCAGCAGGGCTCCTGGTCCCATGGATGATGAGGACTTCTTCTCCCTGCTCCTGAAGGTCCAGGGGGGACGCATGGACGAGCAGAGGACTGAACTACCGTGCTTGCTGCAAACCTga
- the pbx2 gene encoding pre-B-cell leukemia transcription factor 2, translated as MLQQQPLTGNGPSNGRGLGMSGHPGLHALNSAHQPSQHRSDGGDSGPENGHETRRDIGDILQQIMTITDQSLDEAQAKKHALNCHRMKPALFSVLCEIKEKTGLSMRNAQEEEPQDPQLVRLDNMLLAEGVAGPEKGGGAAAAVSAATSSGGMSPDSSLEHSDYKSKLSQIRSIYHTELEKYEQACTEFTTHVMNLLREQSRTRPVTPREIERMVAIIHRKFSSIQTQLKQSTCEAVMILRSRFLDARRKRRNFSKQATEVLNEYFYSHLSNPYPSEEAKEELAKSCGITVSQVSNWFGNKRIRYKKNIGKFQEEANLYAMKTALGGRQGNDSPHTPNSTGSGSFSLSGSADLFLGVPPVNGEQSTYQMGVQANGNWQGRNSPPSGNSPHSDHSENSD; from the exons atgttgcagcagcagcctctgaCGGGCAACGGGCCCTCCAACGGCCGGGGACTCGGCATGAGTGGCCACCCCGGGTTGCATGCGCTCAACTCGGCTCACCAACCCTCCCAGCACCGGTCCGACGGAGGAGACTCGGGCCCAGAAAACGGACACGAAACCCGCAGAGATATTGGTGACATACTGCAGCAAATAATGACCATCACCGACCAAAGTTTGGACGAGGCACAAGCAAA GAAACATGCACTCAACTGTCACCGGATGAAACCTGCTTTGTTCAGCGTTTTGTGCGAGATCAAGGAAAAGACTG GCCTGTCGATGAGGAACGCCCAGGAGGAGGAGCCTCAGGATCCTCAGCTGGTGCGACTGGACAACATGCTGCTGGCAGAGGGTGTGGCGGGGCCAGAGAAGGGCGGcggggctgctgctgctgtttctgcagCCACCAGCTCGGGAGGGATGTCACCTGACAGCTCGCTTGAGCACTCCGACTACAAAAGCAAGTTGAGCCAGATTCGCAGTATCTACCACACTGAGCTGGAGAAGTATGAGCAG GCGTGCACTGAGTTCACCACCCACGTGATGAACCTGTTGAGGGAGCAGTCGCGCACACGGCCCGTGACTCCGCGGGAGATCGAGCGCATGGTGGCCATCATCCACCGCAAGTTCAGCTCGATCCAGACTCAGCTGAAGCAGAGCACTTGTGAAGCGGTTATGATCCTGAGGTCCCGCTTCCTTGACGCCAG GCGCAAGAGGCGTAATTTCAGCAAACAGGCCACAGAGGTCCTGAATGAGTATTTCTATTCCCACCTGTCCAACCCTTACCCCAGCGAAGAAGCCAAAGAGGAACTCGCCAAATCTTGCGGAATCACCGTCTCACAG gtTTCCAACTGGTTTGGCAACAAGAGAATCCGCTACAAGAAAAACATTGGCAAGTTCCAGGAGGAGGCCAACCTCTACGCCATGAAGACAGCCTTGGGGGGCAGACAGGGCAACGATTCCCCGCACACTCCCAACTCGACAG GGTCTGggtccttctctctgtctgggTCAGCTGACCTGTTCCTTGGGGTTCCACCGGTGAACGGCGAGCAGTCCACCTACCAAATGGGAGTGCAG GCTAACGGGAACTGGCAGGGTCGAAACTCGCCCCCGTCTGGCAACTCGCCCCACAGCGACCACTCGGAAAACTCTGACTGA
- the LOC122987825 gene encoding uncharacterized protein LOC122987825 encodes MKLIQEAEDGANDRKFIKSQVEKRRRERMNRSLECLRTMLLQQPQQPGGTQPRVEKTEILEHTVLFLQNTAKRDNRRAGGEGRKHSFQDGFSTCLQKAAQFLGPEGKGLWLGAALDASFTARLTRSDSDSAGVQRRSEAQFSSSLPHTKSILRMLRQKSKHRLHTRAFGVNSFAHPYQLPVQQGFPRVPQQPQRHSQLDIRVERRASKQSSSQSLPVSQTLWRPWP; translated from the exons ATGAAACTGATACAGGAAGCTGAGGATGGAGCAAACGACAGAAag TTCATAAAATCTCAAGTAGAGAAACGGCGAAGGGAGAGGATGAACCGCAGTCTGGAGTGTCTGAGGACCATGTTGCTTCAGCAGCCACAACAACCG GGTGGGACTCAACCCAGAGTGGAGAAAACTGAGATACTGGAGCACACAGTGCTCTTCCTACAGAACACCGCCAAAAGAGACAACAGGAGAGCTGGAGGTGAAGGCCGGAAACACTCCTTTCAAGACGGCTTCTCCACCTGCCTGCAGAAAGCCGCTCAATTTCTAGGACCTGAGGGGAAAGGCCTGTGGCTTGGAGCAGCTCTGGATGCATCTTTCACTGCTCGTTTAACCCGCTCAGACTCTGACTCTGCAGGTGTCCAAAGGAGAAGTGAAGCCCAGTTCTCCAGCTCTCTGCCACACACAAAGTCCATCCTTCGGATGCTGAGGCAAAAGTCCAAGCACAGATTACATACACGTGCCTTTGGTGTGAACAGTTTTGCTCATCCCTACCAACTTCCAGTCCAGCAAGGGTTTCCTAGAGTTCCCCAACAGCCTCAGAGACACAGTCAGCTTGACATCAGGGTGGAGAGACGAGCGAGCAAGCAGAGCTCGTCTCAGAGCCTCCCGGTCAGCCAGACTTTGTGGAGGCCCTGGCCTTGA
- the LOC122987831 gene encoding transcription factor HES-7.1-A-like, translated as MKLLQDSEDAKAQRKILKPQVERRRRERMNRSLENLKTLLLQQQEETQRRVEKAEILEHTVLFLQNTTKRENTRAGGGGQKHSFQDGFSTCLQRATQFLGPEGKGLWLGAALDASFAARSDSDPAGDHRTSESSSSLVLKKSSRSFLRMLIHRSKHRLYSPLSGASCVHSHRDSRCSSTILQQTHTVTSRVSNQNRPVSQSLWRPWP; from the exons ATGAAATTGCTTCAGGACTCAGAGGACGCAAAGGCCCAAAGAAAG ATCCTCAAACCTCAAGTTGAAAGACGTCGAAGAGAGAGAATGAACCGCAGCCTGGAGAACCTTAAGACTCTTCTGCTACAGCAACAG GAAGAGACTCAGCGCAGAGTAGAGAAAGCTGAGATACTGGAGCACACAGTCCTCTTCCTACAGAACACCACCAAAAGAGAAAACACGAGAGCTGGAGGTGGAGGCCAGAAACACTCCTTCCAAGATGGCTTCTCCACCTGCCTTCAGAGAGCCACTCAGTTCCTGGGACCTGAGGGGAAAGGTCTGTGGCTTGGAGCAGCTCTGGATGCATCTTTCGCTGCTCGCTCAGACTCTGATCCTGCAGGCGACCACAGGACATCTGAATCTTCCAGCTCTCTGGTTCTCAAAAAGTCGTCCAGATCTTTCCTTCGCATGTTGATACACAGGTCCAAGCACAGGTTGTATTCTCCCCTCAGTGGGGCCAGTTGTGTTCACAGCCACAGAGACTCACGTTGCTCCTCCACAATTCTCCAACAGACCCACACAGTGACGAGTCGAGTGAGCAACCAGAACCgacctgtcagtcagtctctgtgGAGACCCTGGCCCTGA